One genomic segment of Nocardioides cavernaquae includes these proteins:
- a CDS encoding precorrin-3B synthase — translation MIPSPDRPSSDDSCPGAVRLHAADDGYVARVRIPGGRVSPAQLVALADLAESAGDGHLYLTSRGNVQLRGLGSGCGQDVADALYAAGLLPSVSHDRVRNVVASPLSGVVGPDIESLLSELDAALLEDEALVALSGRFLFGIDNGTGDVLALKPDVAVIVEAGDTVRLAIAGQPTAVAAPTDLAVDLLIGAAHRFLALRAEHGPTAWRVSDLPDAALVELAPGRPGPTLGAPDLTSGHTNLDLSAGEAAGLGNHGSTVVAGVLLGSAPAEAWRAIAALVPADAAGAIRLTPWRSVVLIGPTPDAIDVLASHGFLLDDADPLAPVTACIGRPGCGKALADVRTDALTLATDPTLATPGARLHVSGCDRRCGHPTGPHLSAVATGDGYQIQEL, via the coding sequence GTGATCCCCTCCCCTGACCGCCCGAGCAGCGACGACAGCTGCCCCGGTGCCGTGCGCCTCCACGCCGCCGACGACGGGTACGTCGCGCGGGTGCGCATCCCGGGTGGGCGGGTTTCGCCGGCGCAGCTGGTTGCGCTGGCTGATCTCGCGGAGTCCGCGGGCGACGGACACCTCTACCTGACCTCACGCGGCAACGTGCAGCTGCGCGGGCTCGGCTCCGGGTGTGGCCAGGACGTCGCCGATGCCCTGTACGCCGCGGGCCTGTTGCCGTCGGTCAGCCACGACCGCGTGCGCAACGTCGTCGCCTCGCCGCTGTCCGGAGTGGTCGGACCCGACATCGAGAGCTTGCTCTCCGAGCTCGATGCAGCGCTCCTCGAGGACGAAGCACTGGTTGCCCTGTCGGGGCGCTTCTTGTTCGGCATCGACAACGGGACAGGCGATGTCCTGGCGCTGAAGCCCGACGTTGCCGTCATCGTCGAGGCGGGCGACACGGTCCGCCTCGCCATCGCAGGCCAGCCCACGGCCGTTGCCGCCCCGACCGATCTGGCCGTTGACCTGCTGATAGGCGCCGCCCACCGGTTCCTCGCGCTCCGTGCCGAGCACGGCCCGACAGCCTGGCGGGTCAGCGACCTTCCGGATGCTGCGCTGGTGGAGTTGGCTCCGGGGCGCCCCGGTCCAACTCTCGGCGCGCCAGACCTGACCTCTGGGCACACCAATCTTGACCTTTCGGCGGGGGAGGCGGCGGGGCTGGGCAATCACGGGTCCACGGTCGTCGCGGGGGTTCTCCTCGGCAGCGCACCGGCAGAGGCCTGGCGCGCGATCGCGGCTCTCGTCCCCGCGGACGCGGCCGGCGCGATCCGGCTGACGCCGTGGCGTTCGGTCGTCCTGATCGGCCCGACCCCGGACGCCATCGACGTCCTCGCGTCGCACGGATTCCTGCTCGACGACGCCGACCCGCTCGCCCCGGTCACCGCCTGCATCGGCCGGCCCGGCTGCGGCAAGGCGCTGGCCGACGTACGCACCGACGCCCTCACCCTGGCCACAGATCCGACGTTGGCCACCCCGGGCGCGCGCCTCCACGTCTCCGGCTGCGACCGCCGCTGCGGCCACCCGACCGGACCCCACCTCTCGGCCGTCGCCACCGGTGACGGCTACCAGATCCAGGAGCTGTGA
- a CDS encoding precorrin-8X methylmutase produces MMQYEKDGNAIYAESFATIRREADLSRFDADTAQVVVRMIHACGQVDLAADVAHTPGLVTAAREALNAGAPILTDANMVASGVTRARLPKDNEVLCALRDPAVPALAKELGTTRSAAALELWRDKLEGSVVAIGNAPTALFHLLEMIAAGAPKPAAIIGIPVGFVGAVESKVALAESNLGLDWIVVHGRRGGSAITAAALNALATEQEIMR; encoded by the coding sequence GTGATGCAGTACGAGAAGGACGGCAACGCGATCTACGCGGAGTCGTTCGCGACCATCCGTCGCGAGGCTGACCTGTCCCGGTTCGACGCCGACACCGCCCAGGTCGTCGTACGCATGATCCACGCGTGCGGCCAGGTCGACCTCGCCGCCGACGTCGCCCACACGCCCGGGCTGGTCACGGCCGCGCGCGAGGCACTGAACGCCGGCGCGCCGATCCTCACCGACGCCAACATGGTCGCCTCGGGCGTCACCCGTGCCCGGCTGCCGAAGGACAACGAGGTGCTCTGCGCCCTGCGGGACCCCGCGGTCCCCGCGCTCGCCAAGGAGCTGGGTACGACGCGGTCCGCTGCCGCGCTGGAGCTGTGGCGCGACAAGCTCGAGGGCTCTGTCGTCGCGATAGGCAATGCCCCCACCGCGCTCTTCCACCTGCTCGAGATGATCGCCGCCGGCGCCCCCAAGCCCGCCGCGATCATCGGCATCCCGGTGGGATTCGTCGGCGCGGTCGAGTCCAAGGTCGCGCTCGCCGAGAGCAACCTCGGCCTCGACTGGATCGTCGTGCACGGCCGTCGCGGCGGCTCCGCGATCACCGCTGCCGCCCTCAACGCGCTGGCGACCGAGCAGGAGATCATGCGATGA
- the cobJ gene encoding precorrin-3B C(17)-methyltransferase — MTHSAIEPGHLYGVGLGTGDPKLMTLRAVEVIEAADVVAYHSAKHGRSNARRIAAAHIREDHIEEHLVYPLTTETTDHPGGYRGAIEEFYEEAAARLAAHLDAGRSVAILSEGDPLIYSSYQHMHKRLAHRYPTETIPGVSSIQASVAALGVPLTEDREVLTVLPGTLPMEELAARLASTDSAVILKMGRTFPAIREALEKAGRLDDAWYVERATMPEQRVEKLADVDPESVPYFSMAVLPSKVAGMHVPNHGRRDVATSALDKPAGKVTVIGTGPAGPMWLTPEAKGALSVADDLVGYTTYVKRVPERPGQVRHLSDNKVESERAEFALSLAREGRNVVVVSSGDPGVFAMATAVLEVACEEQYSDIEVKVLPGMTAAHAAASRVGAPLGHDYATISLSDRLKPWDVIAQRIRAAAEADLVLAIYNPASKERRHQVVALKELLLEVRKPNTPVVLARDVGGPTEVIRIVELGEMDPEVIDMRTLILVGSSQTQMVARATGETVVWTPRRYPD, encoded by the coding sequence ATGACCCACTCCGCGATCGAACCGGGTCATCTCTACGGCGTGGGCCTCGGCACCGGCGACCCGAAGCTGATGACGCTGCGCGCGGTCGAGGTCATCGAGGCCGCCGATGTCGTCGCCTACCACTCCGCGAAGCACGGCCGCTCCAACGCGCGTCGCATCGCCGCCGCGCACATCCGCGAGGACCACATCGAGGAGCACCTGGTCTATCCGCTGACCACGGAGACCACCGATCACCCGGGGGGCTACCGCGGCGCGATCGAGGAGTTCTACGAGGAGGCCGCGGCTCGGCTGGCAGCCCACCTCGATGCAGGTCGCTCGGTTGCGATCCTCTCCGAGGGCGACCCGCTGATCTACTCGTCGTACCAGCACATGCACAAGCGCCTCGCGCACCGCTACCCGACCGAGACCATCCCCGGCGTCTCGTCGATCCAGGCCTCCGTCGCCGCGCTCGGCGTACCGCTCACGGAGGACCGCGAGGTGCTCACCGTCCTCCCCGGCACGCTGCCGATGGAGGAGCTCGCCGCACGGCTGGCCTCCACCGACTCGGCCGTGATCCTCAAGATGGGCCGCACGTTCCCCGCGATCCGCGAGGCCCTCGAGAAGGCCGGACGCCTCGACGACGCCTGGTACGTCGAGCGGGCGACGATGCCTGAGCAGCGGGTCGAGAAGTTGGCCGACGTCGACCCCGAGAGCGTTCCGTACTTCTCGATGGCCGTCCTCCCCTCCAAGGTCGCCGGCATGCACGTGCCCAACCACGGACGTCGAGACGTCGCTACTTCGGCGCTCGACAAGCCTGCTGGGAAGGTCACGGTCATCGGCACCGGCCCGGCCGGCCCGATGTGGCTGACGCCTGAGGCGAAGGGGGCACTCTCCGTTGCGGATGACCTCGTCGGCTATACGACGTACGTGAAGCGGGTGCCGGAACGTCCCGGTCAGGTCCGCCACCTCTCCGACAACAAGGTCGAGTCGGAACGGGCCGAGTTCGCGCTCTCGCTGGCGCGCGAAGGACGCAACGTCGTCGTCGTCAGCTCCGGCGACCCGGGGGTCTTCGCGATGGCCACAGCGGTGCTCGAGGTGGCCTGCGAGGAGCAGTACTCCGACATCGAGGTGAAGGTCCTGCCCGGCATGACCGCCGCGCACGCAGCCGCCTCCCGCGTCGGCGCACCCCTCGGTCACGACTACGCCACGATCTCCCTGAGTGACCGGCTCAAGCCGTGGGACGTCATCGCCCAGCGCATCCGCGCCGCCGCGGAGGCCGATCTCGTGCTCGCGATCTACAACCCGGCCTCGAAGGAGCGCCGGCACCAGGTCGTCGCGCTCAAGGAGCTGCTGCTCGAGGTCCGCAAGCCGAACACCCCGGTGGTGCTGGCCCGTGACGTCGGCGGGCCGACCGAGGTGATCCGCATCGTCGAGCTCGGCGAGATGGATCCCGAGGTCATCGACATGCGGACGCTGATCCTGGTCGGCTCGAGCCAGACACAGATGGTTGCCCGCGCGACCGGCGAGACCGTCGTCTGGACTCCGCGCCGCTACCCCGACTGA
- a CDS encoding cobalt-precorrin-6A reductase has translation MARVRILLLGGTTEARELAPRLTALGFDVVSSLAGRVAEPVLPAGDVRIGGFGGSAGLAAYLRDEKVDAVVDATHPFAEHISANAYAAARDVGAHHLLLRRPGFILHPEFEVVPDVHHAAAAIEPGAHVFLTIGRQHVAAFAHVDARFLIRAIDPPTVLPHHHVLLLDRGPFALEDEVELMQRHGIDTLVTKDSGGSATAAKLDAAAQLGMRVIVIARPPVPEGADMIGEVEAAVDWAARLL, from the coding sequence TGCTGGGCGGCACCACCGAAGCCCGTGAACTCGCCCCCCGACTGACTGCCCTCGGCTTCGATGTCGTCTCGTCCCTTGCCGGCCGCGTTGCCGAGCCGGTGCTGCCCGCGGGCGACGTGCGGATCGGGGGGTTCGGCGGCTCCGCCGGCCTCGCGGCGTACCTCCGCGACGAGAAGGTCGACGCGGTCGTCGACGCGACGCACCCCTTCGCCGAGCACATCAGCGCCAACGCGTACGCCGCGGCGCGCGACGTCGGCGCGCACCACCTGCTGCTGCGCCGGCCCGGATTCATCCTGCATCCGGAGTTCGAGGTGGTCCCGGACGTGCACCACGCGGCAGCCGCGATCGAGCCCGGTGCCCACGTCTTCCTGACGATCGGGCGGCAGCACGTGGCCGCCTTCGCGCACGTGGATGCGCGATTCCTGATCCGGGCGATCGACCCACCGACGGTGCTGCCGCACCACCACGTGCTCCTGCTCGACCGGGGTCCGTTCGCGCTCGAGGACGAGGTCGAGCTGATGCAGCGCCATGGCATCGACACCCTGGTCACCAAGGACTCGGGCGGGTCCGCCACCGCAGCCAAGCTGGACGCAGCCGCTCAGCTGGGCATGCGCGTGATCGTCATTGCCCGGCCGCCGGTGCCCGAGGGCGCCGACATGATCGGTGAGGTCGAGGCTGCCGTCGACTGGGCAGCCCGCCTGCTCTGA